Proteins encoded within one genomic window of Setaria italica strain Yugu1 chromosome IV, Setaria_italica_v2.0, whole genome shotgun sequence:
- the LOC101780682 gene encoding catalase isozyme 1, which yields MGRRIESEQSTKPSLVPYFFFLLPLLVLIANHHCSFPPSNTTPGPNPRRDPGRPAMDPYRHRPSSGNNSSFWTTNSGAPVWNNNSALTVGQRGPILLEDYHLIEKLAQFDRERIPERVVHARGASAKGFFEVTHDVSHLTCADFLRAPGVQTPVIVRFSTVVHERGSPETLRDPRGFAVKFYTREGNFDLVGNNMPVFFIRDGMKFPDMVHAFKPNPKTNLQENWRIVDFFSHHPESMHMFTFLFDDVGIPLNYRHMEGFGVNTYTLISRDGKPHLVKFHWKPTCGVKCLLDDEAVTVGGTCHSHATKDLYDSIAAGNFPEWKLYIQTIDADHEDKFDFDPLDVTKTWPEDIIPLQPVGRMVLNKNIDNFFAENEQIAFCPAIIVPGIHYSDDKLLQTRIFSYADTQRHRLGPNYLMLPVNAPKCAHHNNHHDGFMNFMHRDEEVNYFPSRFDPARHAEKVPIPPRVLTGCREKCIIHKENNFKQAGERYRSFDPARQDRFIQRVVDALSDPRVTHEHRSIWISYWSQCDASLGQKLASRLNLKPNM from the exons ATGGGGAGGCGAATCGAGAGCGAGCAGAGCACGAAACCCTCCCTCGTCCCttatttcttcttcctcctgccactCCTCGTCCTTATCGCCAACCACCATTGCTCCTTTCCCCCAAGCAACACAACTCCAGGGCCCAATCCCCGCCGCGATCCCGGTCGCCCAGCCATGGATCCGTACAGG CACCGCCCCTCCAGTGGGAACAACTCCAGCTTCTGGACCACCAACTCCGGCGCCCCCGTCTGGAACAACAACTCCGCCCTCACCGTCGGCCAGCGAG GACCCATCCTCCTTGAGGACTATCATCTGATTGAAAAGCTTGCTCAGTTCGACAGGGAACGTATCCCTGAACGTGTTGTTCATGCTCGAGGAGCCAGTGCCAAGGGTTTCTTTGAAGTAACTCACGATGTATCTCACCTTACATGTGCTGATTTTCTCCGGGCTCCTGGGGTTCAGACCCCTGTTATTGTTCGGTTCTCCACCGTTGTGCATGAGCGTGGAAGCCCTGAGACCTTGAGGGATCCACGTGGTTTTGCTGTCAAGTTCTACACCAGAGAG GGTAACTTTGACCTTGTGGGTAACAACATGCCTGTGTTTTTCATCCGAGATGGGATGAAATTCCCTGACATGGTTCATGCTTTCAAGCCAAACCCAAAGACCAATTTGCAGGAGAACTGGAGAATAGTAGACTTCTTCTCACACCACCCAGAGAGCATGCACATGTTCACCTTCCTCTTCGATGATGTTGGCATCCCACTCAACTACAGGCACATGGAGGGTTTTGGTGTGAACACCTACACCTTGATCAGCAGGGACGGAAAGCCTCACCTTGTCAAATTCCATTGGAAGCCTACTTGTGGTGTGAAATGCTTGTTGGATGATGAAGCTGTTACTGTTGGAGGCACCTGCCACAGCCATGCCACAAAGGATCTGTATGATTCTATTGCCGCTGGGAATTTCCCGGAATGGAAGCTTTACATTCAAACCATTGATGCTGACCATGAGGATAAATTTGATTTTGACCCACTCGATGTCACCAAGACCTGGCCAGAGGATATCATCCCACTGCAGCCTGTTGGACGGATGGTCCTGAACAAGAACATTGACAACTTCTTTGCAGAAAACGAACAAATTGCTTTCTGCCCAGCAATCATCGTCCCTGGAATCCACTATTCTGATGATAAGCTGCTCCAGACGAGAATTTTCTCCTATGCTGACACCCAGAGGCACCGCCTTGGTCCAAACTACCTGATGCTTCCTGTGAATGCACCAAAATGTGCTCACCACAATAACCACCATGATGGCTTCATGAACTTCATGCACAGGGATGAGGAG GTGAATTACTTCCCGTCGAGGTTTGATCCTGCCCGTCATGCTGAGAAGGTCCCTATCCCTCCCCGTGTTCTGACAGGATGCCGTGAGAAG TGCATTATCCATAAGGAGAACAACTTCAAGCAGGCTGGTGAGAGATACCGGTCCTTCGACCCTGCCAG GCAAGACCGGTTCATCCAGCGGGTGGTTGACGCGCTCTCAGATCCTCGTGTTACCCATGAGCATCGTAGCATTTGGATCTCCTACTGGTCTCAG TGCGACGCATCCCTTGGTCAGAAGCTGGCGTCTAGGCTTAACCTGAAGCCGAACATGTAG